CAAAGCCTGCAAGAAACCAATAATTAAGTGATTCATTAAAATAGAAGAAAACACTCATGGCAAGAGTCAAAAAAAGTGTGATTACCGCCGAAGTATATGCAGCAAACTTGTACGTTTTTTTGAAAATACCTGCCATTACACTACAAACTTATACCCTACGCCTTTTACAGTTGTAAATTTATCGTCGCCCAGTTTTTCGCGTAGTTTTCGAATATGAACATCGATGGTTCTACCTCCTACCACAACTTCATTTCCCCAAACACTGTCCAGAATCTCTTCGCGTTTAAAAACCTTTCCGGGTTTTGACGCCAATAACGAAAGTAACTCAAATTCTTTGCGTGGTAGGACAATTTCCTCTTCGCCTTTTACAATTTTATATTCTTCCCGGTTTATGATCAAGTCGCCTACTTGTAAGGAAGTCTCGCCTTCATCGGGTTCTTTAAAACGACGTAACAAGGCCTTTACTTTACTCAGCAACACTTTGGGTTTTACAGGCTTGGTAATATAATCGTCGGCTCCGGCATCAAATCCTGCCACCTGGGAATAATCTTCGCCTCTGGCAGTTAGAAAAGTGATGACTGTTTCGGAGAGTTCCGGGATGTTTCGCAATTTCTCACAGGCTTCTATGCCGTCCATTTCGGGCATCATCACGTCCAGAATAATTAGGTGGGGCTTGTGCTTTTTGGCCTGCTTTATGGCTTTTACACCATTATCGGCCGTGACAATCTGATACCCTTCCGAAGAAAGATTATAGCCTACAATTTCCAGAATATCCGGCTCATCATCTACTAACAATATTCTTGTGTCTTTTCGTTTCATCGTATCACTGAATCATTATAGAAATCAAAGATACTACTAATTACTTTTTGGTAATCTGAAACTCCAATTGTTAACCATTACATAACAATTCATTAATCTCGAGAACATACGTCCATCTTGATCTTTAAAATGTAGTATCTTGTTACTTCAAGGCTATTTTAATGGCTCCCCGGGTATATACTAACTTCTTTTTATACCTGTTAAAAGATGAAAACTATTATTTTTTGGTTACCCTTATTTTTAGGAGTTTCCGCCATTGCTCAAGTTTTTGGGACCGGTTTTGAGGTTCCCGAAATTTTCAACGATCCTTACACAGATACCGGCGATGCCACTGTGGCTCACGACTTACTTAACAATACCAACGAACCCTTTGTAGATTTTGCTCCCTCCGGAAGCGAAATTGGCTTCAACGCCCGTTACGAACCCTACGATACGCCGGGGGTTGGACTTACGGACGGAGATACTGTTGGTGTGACCGACAGTCCGCCCAACAACTCGAATCCGTTTCCCGACGGACTCAACGGCTATGAAATTAGCGACGTCGACGGCAATTTTATTCTGGAATTCGATCCGGTACAAATTTCCTCTCCTACCATTTCCATTGCCTATTTTGTTTCTGAAACAGGTTACGAAGGCGATGGCACTGCCAATGTTTCGGCATCAGACCGATTGCGAATCTATGTAAAAGACATAAATAGTGCAGTTGAATACGATTTATTGGACACAACCGGCAACGATATCAACGATCTGGGAATTGAAGGGGTTTGGCAAACTGCTTCGGTTACCATTGACAACAGTCCCGATATCACCGTCCAACTCATTATTGAAGCCAGAAACAACTCAGGGGCTGAAGCTTTTTTCTTCGATTCGGTACATTTTGAAGGTCTTTTGGGAATTGCAGACATTTCTGAAAATGCAGTCGTATTATATCCCAATCCTGCGACAGACTTTGTACATATTTCAGCTTCAGAAATTTCTCAAGCTTCAGTTTGTATTTATAATTCTCTTGGGGAAAAAGTATTGGAAAGAATAATTTCCCATTCGCTGCTGAACATTTCAGCCCTTACAAGCGGCGTCTATTTTGTGAAATTAACGCAAGAAAATAAAACTACAGTTAAAAAATTAATAGTGAAGTAAGTTCACGCTCCCTGTTAATTTTAAAGCTTCTGCTTATGTAGAAGCTTTTTTTATTCCCTATTTTTGAATTGGATTGCCGCTAAAAGAATCATGTTAGAAAAAGATATTTTTACAATCTCCTCTTCGGAAGCTTTTGAAACGACCGCACTTGAAGTGTTCCGCTTTCAATACCGAAACGTTCCGGTGTACAGAGAGTTTTGCGATTATTTGTCGGTTTCCGAAGCATCTGTGCAACAGGTTTCAGAGATTCCTTTTCTACCCATTCAATTCTTTAAAAGTCATACGGTTTTGGCCGAAAACACTTCCGTAGCAAAAAAATTTACAAGCAGCGGTACCACCGGTAGTATTCCTAGTACACACCATGTGGCAAACCTAAACCTCTACGAAAAATCGTTCACCGAAGCTTTTACTCAGGCTTATGGAAAGCCTTCAGAATACACTATTCTGGCATTGTTGCCCTCCTATCTGGAAAGAGGCGGATCGTCGCTGGTGTATATGGTCGATTTCCTGATAAAAGCAAGCGGGAATTCGAATAGTGGATTTTATTTAGACAATACGTCAGCATTAATAGAAAAGATTCGGTTTTTGGAAGCTTCCAAGCAAAAAACCATTTTAATTGGAGTTTCCTATGCGTTATTGGATTTACTCGAACGGCAAAAATTTCAGCTGCAACATACCATAATTATGGAAACCGGTGGCATGAAAGGCAAACGGAAAGAAATGATAAAAGACGAATTACACAGCGTTTTAAAGGAGGGTTTTGGCGTAAATGAAATTCATAGCGAATACGGCATGACCGAATTACTCTCACAAGCGTATTCCAAGGGTAATAACATTTTTACTTGTCCGCCATGGATGAAAATTACCACTCGCGACCCTGAAGATGCCCTCACACAGCTTATTGACAAAACAGGAGGAATTAATGTGATCGATCTGGCCAACCTGTATTCCTGTGCGTTTATAGCCACTCAGGATCTGGGAAAAATTTATAAGGACGGAAGTTTCGAAATTTTGGGTAGATTTGACACCAGCGATATTCGCGGCTGCAATTTAATGGTACTATAATGAGTCCTTCTTCAAAAAAACCTGCCAACGGTTGTCTATGGTTTGTTTTTGTGGTTGTAATTACCCTTGTTTTCTTTGGGGTAATCGAAATTTTTATCAATCTCCCAGGGATTGTTTCCTTGATACTTGCTTTAATTCCAGCAATACTTTTAACCCTTAAAATATTTGGAAGGCCTTCCTTCAAATGGTTCTTAATCAATGGAATTATAGTTTTCGTTGTTTTTATGGTTCTTAAATCCGCGGTAGATTTTATCACCAATTTCATTAAAGACAATAGTCGGCAGGTCACTTTTACTACCGAAGATGTAGTTGAGGAAACCATCTATGTTGAAGGGCTGGACACCATTCCGGTTTTCAGTAGCCAACGTAACTGGAAAGACAATTACGGTAACGATTACAGTGGTAGTCTTACGATTAGGGAGCGTGACTTTTTTAATCTGAAAGACCATATTAAGAGATATGCTCCTCCTAAGGGCGGAAATTTTTGGGGAAGTTTGTACGATTATATAGACCGAACCGACACGCCCAGTCTGGATCTGGTGCTAAGCACCTTTGCAGCCATTAATGCCGAAAAGCAACTCAACCAGATGGAATTTGCAGAAATGGTAGTTAGCTGCATACAGGATATTCCCTACTCATTCGTCTTTGAAAACCAATGTTACCCGGCGAGTTATTATGAAGATTCCATCAAGAAGATTTTACAGAAATGTCCCGAATGCTGTATTGGAAACGTGCTGTACGGCATACAAAACCCTGTGTCCTTTCTTCATAATTTAAAAGGAGATTGTGACACCCGCACCGTCCTAATCTATTCTATTTTAAAACATTTTAATTACGATGTGGCCATTGTCAACAGTGACTTTTACAGACACTCGGTAATAGGAATTAACCTACCGGCAAGCGGCCTGACAAAAATTCACAACGGAAAAAAATACATTTTGTGGGAAACCACAGCCAAATTCTTTGAAGTAGGGTATCTCTCCCCCGGTTGGGACGATGTAAACTATTGGGATGTGGTACTAACCAGTAAATAAAACACCTATGAATACACAACTGTTTACACTCGCACTTTTGGAAATATTATTGTCCCTCATTGTAACAGTCATTATCATTTTTATTTCCTATAAAATGCTAATTCGGCTATTTTTCAACAAAGAGGATATAAGAGGTTCCAATTTGGCTTTCACCATTTTTACCTCCGGGATCGTACTATCCATTGGTATTATTTTAAGTGAAATTTTACCTTCTATTACGAACGTGGTGCGTTTATCGCTCAATCATACCGAGACCATCGACGTGATTACCATCGCCAAATATTCGGGATTTTATCTCTTTATAGGCTTTGTCATGGCAGTATTTATAAACGGAACGGTTTTCTTTCTGTTTTCCATCCTTACTAAGGGAATCAACGAGTACAAGGAAATTAAGAAAAACAATCTCTCGGTGGCGATAATTGTTGTGGCAATATTAATAAGTATCACCCTTATCGTAAAAGACAGCATCGCCTTGCTTATAAGCTCTATGATACCTTATCCCGAAGTAACAAATTATTTGTAAAACCGTTGTAAGGTTTTTATCGTAAATAAGACCAACTAGGTGTTATGTAAACATAGATGTTTTTCATAATTTGGTTGGTTAGTTAGTTAATGTAGAAAGTCCCATTATCGTTTAGATGATGGGGCTTTCGTCTTTAAACAACCTTTATGATATAATAATTCTTCTTTCCCCGCTGCAACAGTACAAATTGTCCGTTGATAAGGTCTGAATCCCCTATCGAATAGCCTTCTTGTACTTTTTCTTTGTTTACTGAAATGGAATTCTCTTTTAAGGCGCGTCTCGCTTCGCCATTCGACTTTAAAAATCCGGTACTTTCGGCCAAAGCTGCTATAATATCGACCCCATTTTTAATTTCCGAAGCTGCAATCTCGGCCTGTGGGACGCCTTCAAATACGTCTAAAAAGGTATTGGCGTCCAGTGTTTTTAAATCTTCGGAAGTAGATTTCCCGAACAATATCTCGGAAGCTTTTATTGCCTTTTCCAATTCTTCTTCGCTGTGTACCGTAGTGGTTACTTCTTCGGCCAAGCGCTTCTGAAGCAACCTAAGATGTGGTGCTTCTTGATGCTCCTTTACCAGAGATTCGATTGTATTCTGGTCTAAAAAAGTAAAGATTTTAATATACTTTTCGGCATCTTCATCGCTGGTATTCAGCCAATACTGGTAAAATTTATAGGGCGAAGTGCGTTCGGCACTAAGCCATACATTGCCACCTTCACTTTTCCCGAATTTACTGCCGTCGCTTTTTGTGATCAACGGACAAGTAAGTGCGTACCCCTTTCCACCACCAATTCTGCGAATCAATTCGGTTCCCGTGGTGATATTTCCCCATTGGTCGCTTCCGCCCATCTGTAGGGTGCAATGATGGTTTTTATACAAGTGCAGAAAGTCGTAGCCCTGTACCAATTGATAGGTAAATTCGGTAAAGGACATCCCTTCGGTATCGTCACCTGTAATTCTGTTTTTTACCGAATCCTTTGCCATCATATAGTTGATGGTAATGTGTTTTCCCACATCGCGAATAAAGCCCAAAAAGGAAAACTCCTTCATCCAGTCGTAATTGTTTACCATCACGGCTTGATTTTCGGCTCCCGATGTAAAATCTAAAAACTGCGACAATTGTGCTCTCACACACTCCTGATTGTGACGCAGCGTTTTTTCATCCAATAAATTTCGTTCACTCGACTTCCCCGAAGGGTCGCCAATCATTCCCGTAGCCCCTCCAACCAAGGCAAAGGGCTTATGACCACAACGCTGATAGAACGCCAGAAGCATGATAGGAACCAGGTTTCCTATGTGTAACGAATCGGCCGTAGGATCGAACCCCACATAGGCAGCGCGCATCTGTTCCATAAGGTGTGCTTCGGTTTCGGGCATCACATCGTGAACCATACCGCGCCATTGTAGCTCTTCAACGAAATTCTTAAGTTTCAAGGTGGTGTATTTAAAGATTTCCGCAAAGATAGGTGGAAGCTTTAAAAGAGGAAAGCGTATTGCAAAAAAGAGTATTTTCGTAGCATGATATTAGTCACCGGCGGTACAGGTTTGGTAGGTTCGCATTTGTTGTATTCCTTGCTGAAAGACAACAATACGGTACGGGCTATCCACCGCAAAGACAGCGATCTGGAAGCCGTAAAAAAAGTCTTTTCCTATTACACTCATGATGCTGAAGTGCTATTTAAAAAAATTGAATGGGTGGAAGCTAATATTTTGGACATTCCCACCCTTACCGAAGCATTTAAAGGAGTTACCCATGTCTATCACGCCGCCGCCTACATTAGCTTTAACCCCAAACACTATCGAAAACTTAAAAAAGCCAATGTAGAAGGCACTGCCAATATTGTAAATCTGTGTTTGGCAAATAGTATAAAGAAATTGTGTTATGTAAGTTCGGTGGCTACATTGGGTGCAGAGCCTAGCGGTTTCTTGATGAACGAAGAATCGGCTTGGAATCCCGAAGACGACAACAGTGTGTATGCCATTACAAAATACGGCGCCGAAATGCAGGTATGGCGAGGAACTCAGGAAGGTCTGAATGCTGTGATTGTAAATCCCGGAGTGGTTTTGGGAGAAGGGTTGTGGGATTCCGGCAGCGGAATTATTTTTAAAAGAGCTTCAAAAAATACAAGCTACTACACTTCGGGAGGTACCGGTATTGTAGATGTTCGCGATGTTGTAAAAGCAATGATCGCCTTAATGAACAGTCCTGTCGTCAACAAGAATTTCGTTCTAGTAGCAAAAAATATTTATTATAAAGAATTGCTTTCAGAATTGGCCGTTCTGTTCAACAAAAATCCTCCTTTCAAACAGCTTTCAAAAAACATACTTACGTTTTTAAGGATTCTCGACGGATTTTCATCCCGCCTTTTTGGCAGCAGACGACATCTCGTAAAATCTACGGTAAGATCGTTGTGTAAAGTTTCATTTTACGACGGTTCAAAAATAGAAGGCGAAGTGGATTTCACGTACACGCCTCACCAAGAAACCTTAAGACGAATTGCAGAAGCTTTTAAAAAGGATGCCTAGTTAGAATCGCTTTGGGCCGGTTCTATCAAGCCTTGCGCAGCCTTAGCGCTGTCTTTCTTAATTGCGGCTTCTATTTTTTCGGTCCCTGCGAGCTGTAAACTGTCCTTCTCAGATTTTAATAGCGTTAACCGGGCTTCAACCTCATCAAAAATTGCGATATAACCGTTAAGGTTCGAAGTATAATAAGCATCGCTTCTGGCAAATTGCAGACTGTCTATTCCGTATTTTGTATAAAGCACCGAATCCAGTTTTATTCCGTTATCGTTAAGCACTTTTAAGTTAATGCTACGCGCTGCATTCATCATATAGGCATCGGTAAAAATGTCCACCATCTTTTCCTTCGGAATTAAATCGTCCGGTTTTTCAGGGCGTTTTACATCCTGACAGGCTCCTAAAAGGAATAACATTATTATGATTACAGAATATCTCATCCTCTGTTAAAAGTTAAACGTTCTCCCTTTCCGGGATTAGGGAACTTTCCGTTTTCGTATACCAAAGCCCCATTTACAAAGGTATGTGTAACTCTCGATTTAAACGTTGTGCCTTCAAAAGGAGACCAGCCGCATTTGTAGGCAA
This genomic stretch from Ulvibacter sp. MAR_2010_11 harbors:
- a CDS encoding NAD-dependent epimerase/dehydratase family protein, which codes for MILVTGGTGLVGSHLLYSLLKDNNTVRAIHRKDSDLEAVKKVFSYYTHDAEVLFKKIEWVEANILDIPTLTEAFKGVTHVYHAAAYISFNPKHYRKLKKANVEGTANIVNLCLANSIKKLCYVSSVATLGAEPSGFLMNEESAWNPEDDNSVYAITKYGAEMQVWRGTQEGLNAVIVNPGVVLGEGLWDSGSGIIFKRASKNTSYYTSGGTGIVDVRDVVKAMIALMNSPVVNKNFVLVAKNIYYKELLSELAVLFNKNPPFKQLSKNILTFLRILDGFSSRLFGSRRHLVKSTVRSLCKVSFYDGSKIEGEVDFTYTPHQETLRRIAEAFKKDA
- a CDS encoding acyl transferase; translated protein: MLEKDIFTISSSEAFETTALEVFRFQYRNVPVYREFCDYLSVSEASVQQVSEIPFLPIQFFKSHTVLAENTSVAKKFTSSGTTGSIPSTHHVANLNLYEKSFTEAFTQAYGKPSEYTILALLPSYLERGGSSLVYMVDFLIKASGNSNSGFYLDNTSALIEKIRFLEASKQKTILIGVSYALLDLLERQKFQLQHTIIMETGGMKGKRKEMIKDELHSVLKEGFGVNEIHSEYGMTELLSQAYSKGNNIFTCPPWMKITTRDPEDALTQLIDKTGGINVIDLANLYSCAFIATQDLGKIYKDGSFEILGRFDTSDIRGCNLMVL
- a CDS encoding DUF350 domain-containing protein, encoding MNTQLFTLALLEILLSLIVTVIIIFISYKMLIRLFFNKEDIRGSNLAFTIFTSGIVLSIGIILSEILPSITNVVRLSLNHTETIDVITIAKYSGFYLFIGFVMAVFINGTVFFLFSILTKGINEYKEIKKNNLSVAIIVVAILISITLIVKDSIALLISSMIPYPEVTNYL
- a CDS encoding response regulator transcription factor, with product MKRKDTRILLVDDEPDILEIVGYNLSSEGYQIVTADNGVKAIKQAKKHKPHLIILDVMMPEMDGIEACEKLRNIPELSETVITFLTARGEDYSQVAGFDAGADDYITKPVKPKVLLSKVKALLRRFKEPDEGETSLQVGDLIINREEYKIVKGEEEIVLPRKEFELLSLLASKPGKVFKREEILDSVWGNEVVVGGRTIDVHIRKLREKLGDDKFTTVKGVGYKFVV
- a CDS encoding T9SS type A sorting domain-containing protein, producing the protein MKTIIFWLPLFLGVSAIAQVFGTGFEVPEIFNDPYTDTGDATVAHDLLNNTNEPFVDFAPSGSEIGFNARYEPYDTPGVGLTDGDTVGVTDSPPNNSNPFPDGLNGYEISDVDGNFILEFDPVQISSPTISIAYFVSETGYEGDGTANVSASDRLRIYVKDINSAVEYDLLDTTGNDINDLGIEGVWQTASVTIDNSPDITVQLIIEARNNSGAEAFFFDSVHFEGLLGIADISENAVVLYPNPATDFVHISASEISQASVCIYNSLGEKVLERIISHSLLNISALTSGVYFVKLTQENKTTVKKLIVK
- the tyrS gene encoding tyrosine--tRNA ligase; protein product: MKLKNFVEELQWRGMVHDVMPETEAHLMEQMRAAYVGFDPTADSLHIGNLVPIMLLAFYQRCGHKPFALVGGATGMIGDPSGKSSERNLLDEKTLRHNQECVRAQLSQFLDFTSGAENQAVMVNNYDWMKEFSFLGFIRDVGKHITINYMMAKDSVKNRITGDDTEGMSFTEFTYQLVQGYDFLHLYKNHHCTLQMGGSDQWGNITTGTELIRRIGGGKGYALTCPLITKSDGSKFGKSEGGNVWLSAERTSPYKFYQYWLNTSDEDAEKYIKIFTFLDQNTIESLVKEHQEAPHLRLLQKRLAEEVTTTVHSEEELEKAIKASEILFGKSTSEDLKTLDANTFLDVFEGVPQAEIAASEIKNGVDIIAALAESTGFLKSNGEARRALKENSISVNKEKVQEGYSIGDSDLINGQFVLLQRGKKNYYIIKVV
- a CDS encoding DUF4296 domain-containing protein, translating into MLFLLGACQDVKRPEKPDDLIPKEKMVDIFTDAYMMNAARSINLKVLNDNGIKLDSVLYTKYGIDSLQFARSDAYYTSNLNGYIAIFDEVEARLTLLKSEKDSLQLAGTEKIEAAIKKDSAKAAQGLIEPAQSDSN